A region of the Acidobacteriota bacterium genome:
ACAACGGCGCGGACGAAAAATTGGTATACCGGGTCGGGATTGCTGTCTTCGACGTGAAGAATCCCGCCCGCCTGTTGTGGCGCTCCGAATCGCCGGTCCTTGTGCCGGAGAAGTCGTGGGAAAAGGTTGGACAAGTTCCGAACGTCGTCTTCGTGGAAGGGATGGCTCGCAAAGGCGCGCAGTATTTGTTCTATTACGGCGGTGCCGACCAATACGTTGGCGTAGCGGAATCCTCATTGACCGGCAAGACGCCACAGCTGCCGACGCTCAACACCCACTAACCACGAACGACCTCAACGGAATGCGCGCGCGGGTGATGCCGGGTTTTTCGCTAGTCAATTATTCGATGCCGAGCTGCTTTTGGATCTGCTCGAGCGGAACGTTCTTGGTTTCCGGAACCATGGTCTTCACCCAGATCAGTTGCAGCACCATCATGCCCGCAAAAAACAGGAACACATAGCCGGGCGGGAAGGTTGAGACCATTCTCGGGAAGAATGTAGTGAGCAACGCAGCGAAGATCCAGTGCGTGAAACTGCCCAGTGCCTGGCCTTCGGCGCGATGGCGATTGGGAAAGATCTCCGCGATGAACACCCAGATGACTGCACCCTGCCCGATGGCATGCGCTGCGATGAAGCCGAAAATACATGCCGGCACAATGCTGTAGTGGGTAGTGAAGAACGCCCACGAAACCAGACCGAGAGAAGTGATGTAGCCGAACGAACCGATATATAAGAGCGTGCGCCGTCCCAGGCGGTCGATGAGCCACAGTCCCACGAACGTGAACACGAGGTTCGTGAGCCCGATGCCGATCGACTGCAGCAATGCGGCCTTCGCTCCGAGTCCGGTAAGTTCAAAAATTCGCGGCGCGAAGTACAGAATCGCGTTGATCCCCGACAGCTGGTTGAAGAAAGCAATCAGAATGGCCAGCAGGATCGGCTTGCGCAGACGGCTGGTCCAGAACCCGCCCGTCTTTCCCTCGGCGTTCACCGCCGCACTAATCTCGTTGGCCAACCCGTCAATCTCGGCTTGAGAGGCTTCGGGCTGAATGCGGCGCAACACATCGATGCCCGCCGTTCGGTCTCCCTTGCGGCTCAGCAACCAGCGCGGGCTCTCGGGGATCGCAAGCGTCATGACCGCATAGAGCACCGACGGAAACGCGGCTACGCCCAGCATCCAACGCCAGGCGTTTTCACCAATGCCGGCAAGCAGCGCGTTCGAGACGAACGCGACCAGAATACCGAACACAATGTTGAACTGGAACATCCCGGCCAGCCGCCCGCGAAGCCGGGGAGGCGCAATTTCCGAAATGTAGAGCGGCGCAGCCACCGTCGAAATGCCGATGCCCAGCCCGCCGATGAACCGCGCCAAAATAAATGGCGTGAGTCCGTTCGCGACCGCCGACCCGATCGCCCCGACCAGGTACAGCACGCCGATCCAGAGCAGCGTGGCCTTGCGACCGAAGCGGTCCGTGGGCCAGCCTCCGATCAGCGAACCCACCACCGTGCCGTACAGCGCGGATCCCATCGCGATGCCGTGCAGTGCGGGACTCAATCCCCATAGCGATTGAATCGTCTTCTCCGCGCCGGAGATGACGACGGTGTCAAAGCCGAACAGGAACCCGGCCAGAGCGGATGTGAGCGACCAAAAAAATACGCGTGAGTTCATAGGTGAAGGCTGCGATTCTACCTGACAATCTCGCCAATGAACACGCCGTACGGCTCCAGGCTCACGTCCATTCCTTTCGCCGACGACTTCGGCGTCGCGACCAGGCTCTTCAGGCTCGCCGCTTTGTCCGCCAGGTTGAAGCTCGCCTTCTTCGGCGAACTCGACATGTTCAACGCGACCAAGACGGCTTTACCCTTGTAGCTTCGCAGGTACGACATCACGTTAGCGTCGCTTTCGTTCAGAGCTGTGTAGGATCCTTCGACCAATGCCTGGTTGGAGCGTCGCAACGCCAGAACTTTCTTGTACATGCTGAGTACGGAATTTGCGTCCTTCGATTCCGTTGCGACATTATGCGTCTTGTAGCTCGGCGGAACCGGCAGCCACGGCTCCTTTGTGCTGAATCCGCCGTTCGTTTCGGTGTTCCACTGCATGGGCGTGCGTTCGCCGTCGCGGCCGATTTCCTTAGGCCATCCAATGCGGCCTACCGGATCTTTCACATCTTCTTTGCGCTTGGGATTGTTGTTCTCCATGCCCAACTCTTCGCCGTAGTACATGATCGGGGTTCCACGCAGCGTGAGGTAAAACGCGCCCATCATCTTCGCAATCGCGTCGTTATTCTTGCCATCGCCGTAACGATTGTAGGAGCGCACCATGTCGTGATTGCTGATTACGTAAACCGGCCATCCACCAGCGCCGTCCACCGCAGCGATCTGACGGCGGAATTCCGGTGGAGAGAGTTTGTTCAGCGTTGTGAACATGAAATCCATCGGCATTTGCAGTTCGTTGTCGTGCGTGCCGTAGTACTCCTTGAGTTCGTCGATATTCGACGTCCACGTTTCGCCAACGAGGACCGCATCGGACTCATCCGCAACCGCGCGCAGTTTTTTCAGCACGTCATGTACTTCCGGAAGTCTCTTGTTGTGGATTTCTTCGGTCTCGGGATCACCCTTCGTCGTGGTACCCGGCAGCACCGGATTGTCAGTCAGTTTCGGGTCTTCAAACAAAGTGTCGACCGCATCCAGCCGAAATCCGGAGACGCCGCGCTTGTACCACCAACGCGTGGTGTCGAGCATCGCCTTCTCAACGTCTGGATTGCGCCAGTTAAGATCAGGCTGCTCAGCGTAAAACGCATGGTAGTAGTACTGATTGGTGGCCGGATCTAACTTCCAGGCGGATCCGCCAAAAACTGAAATCCAGTTGGTGGGTGGCTGCCCGGGCCCCTTGCCGTCACGCCATATGAACCAGTCGCGATGCGCCGAGGTGCGCGACGACTTCGAGTCGATGAACCAGGGGTGTTGATCGGAACTGTGATTGACCACGAAGTCCAGAATCAGACGTATGTCTTGCTTCTTCCCTTCGTCCGCCATGCGATCGAAGTCGGCTAGCGTGCCGTACATCGGATCGATGTTCTCGAAATCGGAAACGTCATAACCGAAATCTACTTGCGGCGACGGAAAGAACGGACTGATCCAGACCGCATCAACTCCAAGATCGTGCAGATACGACATCTTGCCGGTGATACCGTTCAGATCGCCTATGCCATCGTTGTTGCTATCGGCAAAACTGCGCGGGTAAACCTGGTAAAAAACAGCATGCTGCCACCACTTGTGGCCTTCGGCGTCTACGGGCTTATTTTGGGCCGTGACTGAAAGGGAAAGGACAAGCAAAAACGGGAAGAGAACATGGAAAAATCGCTTTGTCATATATGTCATATATAAACTCCTCACAAAAATAGCTGGTGATTCTTGGTCACTTCGATTTCGTAAAATCCAGGACAACGTCCTGATGAACATAGGAATCCGGATTCCCGGAAAACTCGACTGCCAACACTCCATCGTTCTCGCGGACACCTTCGAGCTTTCCTCCACGAACAGAAGTTACCTGCGAAGGATTCCAGACAAGAAGTTCATATCGCTTGCCAGCCAATCCCGCGAGCGAGAGTGTCATCTGGGTGTGGTTCGCATTCCACGATTCTGAGATTACGCGCAATCCCTGGCTTGTGCTTCCGAGTGCGGGCAAAACATTTGCGATACTCACACCGAAATCATTCTTCAAGTGAATGCGGACCGTCGTAGTTGCCTGACTGATCGGAATACGCATCGTGACATGCTGGTCGGTCGCATTGGCATCGGCAT
Encoded here:
- a CDS encoding sugar porter family MFS transporter; this encodes MNSRVFFWSLTSALAGFLFGFDTVVISGAEKTIQSLWGLSPALHGIAMGSALYGTVVGSLIGGWPTDRFGRKATLLWIGVLYLVGAIGSAVANGLTPFILARFIGGLGIGISTVAAPLYISEIAPPRLRGRLAGMFQFNIVFGILVAFVSNALLAGIGENAWRWMLGVAAFPSVLYAVMTLAIPESPRWLLSRKGDRTAGIDVLRRIQPEASQAEIDGLANEISAAVNAEGKTGGFWTSRLRKPILLAILIAFFNQLSGINAILYFAPRIFELTGLGAKAALLQSIGIGLTNLVFTFVGLWLIDRLGRRTLLYIGSFGYITSLGLVSWAFFTTHYSIVPACIFGFIAAHAIGQGAVIWVFIAEIFPNRHRAEGQALGSFTHWIFAALLTTFFPRMVSTFPPGYVFLFFAGMMVLQLIWVKTMVPETKNVPLEQIQKQLGIE
- a CDS encoding alpha-glucosidase, with product MTKRFFHVLFPFLLVLSLSVTAQNKPVDAEGHKWWQHAVFYQVYPRSFADSNNDGIGDLNGITGKMSYLHDLGVDAVWISPFFPSPQVDFGYDVSDFENIDPMYGTLADFDRMADEGKKQDIRLILDFVVNHSSDQHPWFIDSKSSRTSAHRDWFIWRDGKGPGQPPTNWISVFGGSAWKLDPATNQYYYHAFYAEQPDLNWRNPDVEKAMLDTTRWWYKRGVSGFRLDAVDTLFEDPKLTDNPVLPGTTTKGDPETEEIHNKRLPEVHDVLKKLRAVADESDAVLVGETWTSNIDELKEYYGTHDNELQMPMDFMFTTLNKLSPPEFRRQIAAVDGAGGWPVYVISNHDMVRSYNRYGDGKNNDAIAKMMGAFYLTLRGTPIMYYGEELGMENNNPKRKEDVKDPVGRIGWPKEIGRDGERTPMQWNTETNGGFSTKEPWLPVPPSYKTHNVATESKDANSVLSMYKKVLALRRSNQALVEGSYTALNESDANVMSYLRSYKGKAVLVALNMSSSPKKASFNLADKAASLKSLVATPKSSAKGMDVSLEPYGVFIGEIVR